In Halanaerobium praevalens DSM 2228, the DNA window ACAATTAAGCTGATTTCTAAGCTGATTAAGATAGTTGACATGCTGGCTTAAAGCATTCATATATTCTTTAGTAGAATTAATTTTATTATCTGCAAATAAATTTAAATCTTCAAAATTTATTTTGATAGAATAATGTTTAAAAATTTCGACTAAAGAATATTCTATTAGTTTTAAATTTTCCTTTATCTCTTCTTTTCTCGAATCAACTGCTGGAATCACAGGCTTTAATTCTAATTTTTTATTTTTTTCTAATGCTTGTTTAGTTAACTCATCAATTAATTGATAATGGAATTTTTCAAATAAATTATTAATACTTGCTTGTGATTCACCAACTTTTTCTTGAATAAGATTAAATAATATTCGATTAAAAACTGGGTTTTTACGTGTTTTTAAATAATATAAATAATTTTGAAACTTCAACTCACCTTTATTGACTAAATTATTTATTTTATCTTTAATTAAAGTTGGGATTTGCGGCCAATAATTAACTATTTCTTGGTCTATAATTTCTATTTTATTATCTGCAAGCTGCATGAGTTTTTTATAATAACTATTTTCAGGATAAGAGTTAACTGGCTTTAAATCCCAATATTTTAGGATTAACTCTGCAGTTAAATCTTGATCTATATTTTCATTTTCCCAAAAATCAGAAGCAGCTAAAATATCATTTTTTAAAAGTTCAATAATTGCAAGATCTATTTCTTGATCATTAATTTTAATTTTAATCAAAGAATTAATAAAACTTTTGAGACTAGATAAATCATAGGCATAATCAAAATTAGATATATACATTTTCTTATTAATTAATTTCCACTCATCTTTTTCTGCTAAAAAATTAAGTTTTAAAGTTTGAGCTACTTGAGCTTTAATTAAATTTTGAACATCAGGATTTTGATCTTCTAATTGTTGATCTACCTTGATTTTTAAATTTTCTTTTTCAATTTTATTTTTGACAATTAATATTTTTTTAGTTTCATTATCATTTTTTAAAGTACAGAGCATTGCTTTATTCATATAATCTCTCCCATTTTAAGATCTTTAGTATTTCAATTTCTAATTATAATTTTTAACTGTGTAAATTACCTTCTCTATTTAAGACATCATAGGCAAACAAAGCATATCCAATTTGACTTGGACTAAAATTAGTTTGAGCTGCCATTTTTCTAACTATTTTGATTATTTCAAAATAATCATCTGCTTTAAAACTTTCTTTTTCCTGCTCAAAATAATTAAGTTGATAAAGAGTAGCCCAAACTCTAGTATCAATGACACAATGTTTTTGAGGATCTAAAGCAGTTAAAATGGCCGAAGCAGTTGGAATTCCAACCCCCATCAAACTTGTATATAAAGCTAATTTGCAAAATATATCTTCTAATTTATAAGCTGCTTTTGTAACTTTTTTAACTCTATTAATTGGATTTCTTTTAACATGATATGAGCTGCGAGTAGAATTTAAATGAGCTAATTGATAAAGTTCTGCTCGAGTTAAATAGCTTTGAGCATGATATTTTTTTCCAATTTGCTTTAATTTTTTTGGATAAAGTCCAGTTGTCTGATCATATTTTTTTAAATATTTTTTAAAGTCAATTACTTCTATTTTAAATCCTCTCCTATCTTAGTTTCAGTTTTTATTAATTAATTTATTTAATTATACCATAAATTGTCTTTTAATAAAAAAATAATCAGAGCCTAAATTATTATTTTATTAAAAATTTTTTGACTTTAGCAATTAAAATTTGATATTCTTAGATTAATAATTAAGATTTAAAAGGAGCTGTTAAAATGAATTTAAAAGAAAAAACTATGCAGTTGAAAAATTGGGCTGTTGTTGGTGCCACAAATAAAAAAAATAAATTTGGTTATTTAATACCTTTAAGACTCAAAGAAAATGATTATCAAGTTTATCCTGTTAATCCCAAATTAGAAGAAGTTGCTGGACTTAAATGCTATTCTAGTTTAAACTCCATTAAAAGCAAAATTGATGTTGTTGATTTAGTAGTTAATCCTGAAATTGGAATTAAAGTTATGGAAGAAATAAAGCAGCTAGATATTAAATATGTCTGGCTCCAGCCAGGGGCTAGAAGTGATCAAATAAAAGAATATGCTAAAAAACATCAGATTGAGATAATAGAATCCTGTATTTATGCCAGCCTTAGTTAATTAGAAATAAATTAGCTTTAGATCTTTAAGTTTATTTTAATTGAACAAAGAAAACTCCATCTAAATTAA includes these proteins:
- a CDS encoding CoA-binding protein; the encoded protein is MNLKEKTMQLKNWAVVGATNKKNKFGYLIPLRLKENDYQVYPVNPKLEEVAGLKCYSSLNSIKSKIDVVDLVVNPEIGIKVMEEIKQLDIKYVWLQPGARSDQIKEYAKKHQIEIIESCIYASLS